Below is a window of Leptospira saintgironsiae DNA.
GATCTTTCTCGTCCTTGATAGAAAGGTTACCCGCAGTTCCAGGCATCCATCCTTTAGAATGATATAGAACTCCCGACTCCGCTAAGCGGGTCAGGATCTTTTTTTGGGACATTTTTTAAACTAGAGCCGTAGTTTCTTCTACGTAATTAGGAACCCAGCCGCTCATGTCTTGGAAATAACGGACTGCTTTGATTCTTTTGTTCTCGTCTAGAGTGAACCAGTGGTTTGTATTTTTAGGAACCGAGATGAAATCATCCTTCTCTACTCTTACTAAAAATTTTTCGCCAGAAAGTGCGAATCCAAAAATCCCGGATCCATCTACTATATAACGAACTTCGTCGTCAGTATGATAATGGACTTTATCAAATTTGGCCAACATCTCGTTTAAGCCAGGAACTTGTGGATGAAGAACGATCAGATCTCTAGATTGATACCCTTCTTTTTCTTTTAAGGTTTCGAAACGGTTGTCCAAATTTTTGAGAAGAGCTTCTTTCTCATCATCTACAAGAGTTAATTTATCAGTAAGAGGATTAGAGGCACTTGGAACTGGCCAATGATCGTACTCGATCCCTCTTTTATTTAGGAAAGATTTAACTTCAGTATTGTCTTTAATTTCCGGTAGTCCCGGTTTTTGGATAATAGTCGCCATTCGCGTCCTCCTTTAGGTGGTGTCCCTTTTTTAGCTCCGCACCCTCAAGCGGTAGTTGCGGCCCTGTTTGTTTGGAAGGCCGCTTTATAAAACCTTATTTATTTACCCTTTCCACGTAGGTAAGATCTCTCAAGTCGATCCGGATAGAATCTCCTTGTTTAATAAAAATAGGTACGTTAATCTCTCCGCCTGTTTCTACAGTTACTCTTTTGAGAGCGGTTCCAGAGGTATCACCTTTGAGACCTTCTTCCGCATAAGTTACTTGCAGGATCGCAAAGTTTGGAGGAGTCACTCCGATTGGTTTACCTTCGTAGAAGGAAACCTCCATAGCGGTTTCTTCTTTTAAGAATGGTAGGATATCTTCTAGATATTCTTTGGAAACTGGAAGCTGTTCGAAATCGTTAGTATCCATGAAGATGATATCATCACCCTCGGAGTAACAGATGGTCATCTGTCTCTTTTCCAATTCTACAGATTCTAATTTTTCCGCAGCCTTGAAGGTCCTTTCGATAGAACTACTACGAACCAGGTTCTTTAATTTTGTGCGGATAAAGGCAGAACCCTTTCCTGGATTCACGAATTCACTTTTTACAACGGAATAAAGTTCTCCTTCTACCTTTAGAACCATTCCTTTTCTAACTTCAGTAATGCCTAAGTTCATAAACGACCTAAATAAAAAATACGCTACTTCTATATCCTTTCGGGAAGGCCGGGTGTCAAGCGATGTACTCTTGCTCCCTCGTTAATTGTAATATTTCAGAGCCAAAATCCGTTCGACTTTTCGCCTTATGAGAGGAGAATCCCCTTTTGGAAAAGATTTCCGGAGAACCAAAGATTCGATGAAACAAAAATTAACGCTCTTACTCCTACTGTTTACCGTGCTAACGGTTGCCAATTGCAAAAAAGAACCCTTACTGATCACCGGCTCCGAAACCATGCATACATTACTGAACGTGGTAGCGGCTGGATACGCTAAGAAGAATCCTAATATAGAAGTGACCGTCCAAGGGGGAGGCTCCTTCGAAGGGATTGAAAAATTATTCGAAGCCAAGACTGATATAGCTGCTTCTTCCAGACCTTTAACTCCAGAAGAACAAACCCAATTCGAAAGAAAGGGAAGGTTCGAGAATGTACTCATCGGTTATGATGGGATCGCTGTAGTAGTGAACCCAGCAAACTCTGTTTCTAAACTTACCTTGGAACAGATCTCCAAAATATTTTCCGGAGAGATAAAAGATTGGTCCCAAGTTGGCGGAAAACCTGGACCAATCCATGTTGTTCTAAGAAACGATAAGAGTGGAACTGCAGCTTATTTCGAAACTCATATCTTAAGACAAAGAGACTTGGGAGAAAAAGAATACCAAGCCTCTAAAAAGAAAGAATTCACGAATGATTCCAAGGTAGTTGCGGATAACGATACGATGGCAGATCTGATCGAGAAAGATACTGCTGCAATTGGTTTTATGGGAATGGGAAGCGCACAGATCCAGAACAAAGGAAAAGTGAAAGCAGTTCCTTATTCCAAAACTGGAAAGGATCCTTTTGTGGAGCCGAACATCCAAAATGTCTCCGAAAGAAAATACAAACTCTCTAGAGGATTGTACCTATTTTATCTCTCCGATAGAGGTAAAAAAATTGATGAGTTCATTACTTATATCACTTCGGAAGAAGGACAAGCTATGGTCCTGAAAAGCGGTTATTTAAGAAGTACTTTAAGTACTGTAGAAGTAGAAGCGATCAAACCATAAATTCCGATTTTCTCTCCGAAAAAAGGTTGCGAAAGCCGTTTTGTTCCGTCTAAGTTTAGATAGATATGAAGCGGCTTTGGCTTTTACCTCTGATCTTATTCATGGTACTCGCCCTCTTCAGTGAGGTCGTGGCCAGAGATTATAGTACCACTAAAAGTTATTCCCTTCAAAAAAAATCAAGGACACAATCCTTTAGAGATGGTGATGACCAAGGGCTTCCTTCCTTGTTCTCCGCGAGTGCAGACGATGCAGTCATCGGATTAATCACTAAATTCTCCCAGTCAGCTTCCGGATTAAAGAGTAGCCTTCTTCCGAATGACTCAGGTCGCAATTTTTACTTTCACACCCTAGCATATCGTTATCTTTTCCTTCCCCCTCCGGTCTGACCGGTTTTCATTCTGTAAGTCCTCGGGAAGACTTTTCCCCGTAAAAAGCATGAATGCGGTTTCGGGCAAAAATTCCGCTTCGGCAAAAACAGAAAACGGGAAATCTTGCTCATCCTTCTCCTAAGTC
It encodes the following:
- a CDS encoding 1,2-dihydroxy-3-keto-5-methylthiopentene dioxygenase, with amino-acid sequence MATIIQKPGLPEIKDNTEVKSFLNKRGIEYDHWPVPSASNPLTDKLTLVDDEKEALLKNLDNRFETLKEKEGYQSRDLIVLHPQVPGLNEMLAKFDKVHYHTDDEVRYIVDGSGIFGFALSGEKFLVRVEKDDFISVPKNTNHWFTLDENKRIKAVRYFQDMSGWVPNYVEETTALV
- the efp gene encoding elongation factor P — its product is MNLGITEVRKGMVLKVEGELYSVVKSEFVNPGKGSAFIRTKLKNLVRSSSIERTFKAAEKLESVELEKRQMTICYSEGDDIIFMDTNDFEQLPVSKEYLEDILPFLKEETAMEVSFYEGKPIGVTPPNFAILQVTYAEEGLKGDTSGTALKRVTVETGGEINVPIFIKQGDSIRIDLRDLTYVERVNK
- a CDS encoding phosphate ABC transporter substrate-binding protein, whose translation is MKQKLTLLLLLFTVLTVANCKKEPLLITGSETMHTLLNVVAAGYAKKNPNIEVTVQGGGSFEGIEKLFEAKTDIAASSRPLTPEEQTQFERKGRFENVLIGYDGIAVVVNPANSVSKLTLEQISKIFSGEIKDWSQVGGKPGPIHVVLRNDKSGTAAYFETHILRQRDLGEKEYQASKKKEFTNDSKVVADNDTMADLIEKDTAAIGFMGMGSAQIQNKGKVKAVPYSKTGKDPFVEPNIQNVSERKYKLSRGLYLFYLSDRGKKIDEFITYITSEEGQAMVLKSGYLRSTLSTVEVEAIKP